In Aspergillus oryzae RIB40 DNA, chromosome 6, one genomic interval encodes:
- a CDS encoding putative acetamidase (amidases) has protein sequence MLPPFDYFTYRSVRDYKRRERAARFASLPAAYHAPFTTFDKAVINKPIEELVQEVQSSSLSAADVLQTYGKVAVKAQEKTNCVTELLLPEAESWLQSEVNLKGPLAGVPVSLKDSVQVKGFDISLGYTRLAKKPYTEDGPMAKLLKDAGAVPYVKTALPVTLLSFESANALWGHCRNPHVPEYSPGGSTGGEGALLALGGRIGIGSDVAGSVRVPAAWSGIYSLRCSTGRWPKVGVNTSMAGQEGVPSVFSPMARTLNDLTYFTKAIVSMKPWKYDYTVHPISWRDDEESEAKSKSLRIGLMANDGVVPPTPAIERALSTTVAALTAAGHTVSEITTPATADPFTGLHLASQLLNSDGCVTFNSHRYNFEPSDPGADQLTRICNLPRPLRYLYYLYVRYIRRDFKWASLIRTFSPKSSAETWKLVAKRESFRATWHAWWDAEPQQYDFILCPVNATPALPHKAMRDAVSSCGYTFLWNLLDYTAGVLPVSHVDAKRDALTAPYKKILKGLGANNAIAQGAWKHYDAAKMAGLPTAVQVVGRRWQEEKVLGYMEAVEKALEQYRDPATGESGKYTLIELD, from the exons ATGCTTCCACCGTTCGACTATTTTACATATCGTAGTGTTCG GGACtacaagagaagagaacggGCCGCCCGTTTCGCGTCTCTCCCCGCAGCATACCATGCTCCTTTCACAACCTTTGATAAGGCCGTCATCAACAAACCCATTGAAGAGCTGGTCCAGGAGGTCCAATCCTCCTCGCTTTCGGCCGCCGACGTACTCCAGACATACGGCAAGGTAGCCGTGAAGGCCCAGGAAAAGACCAACTGTGTAACAGAGCTCCTTCTCCCCGAGGCCGAGTCATGGCTACAGTCCGAAGTCAACCTCAAGGGCCCGTTGGCGGGTGTGCCTGTTTCATTGAAGGACTCCGTGCAAGTCAAGGGGTTCGATATCAGTCTCGGTTACACACGGCTGGCTAAAAAGCCATACACCGAAGATGGCCCTATGGCGAAGCTATTGAAGGACGCTG GTGCTGTGCCCTATGTAAAGACGGCACTACCGGTAACTCTCTTGTCCTTCGAGTCTGCTAATGCGCTCTGGGGCCACTGCCGTAACCCTCATGTCCCAGAATACTCCCCTGGAGGCTCGACTGGTGGTGAAGGCGCGCTACTCGCCCTAGGAGGCCGTATCGGCATTGGCTCGGACGTCGCAGGCTCTGTTCGTGTCCCCGCTGCCTGGAGCGGTATCTACTCCCTACGCTGCAGTACTGGTCGTTGGCCCAAGGTGGGAGTCAACACCAGCATGGccggccaagaaggtgtcCCAAGTGTTTTCAGTCCTATGGCTCGTACCCTGAACgatctcacctacttcaccaaggccatcgTTAGTATGAAACCCTGGAAGTACGACTATACCGTTCATCCCATTTCCTGGCGCGATGATGAGGAGTCCGAAGCCAAGAGTAAGAGCTTGCGTATTGGACTAATGGCCAACGATG GAGTCGTGCCCCCAACGCCAGCAATTGAACGCGCGCTCTCTACCACCGTCGCTGCTCTCACCGCAGCCGGCCACACTGTCTCCGAAATCACAACCCCAGCAACCGCCGACCCCTTCACAGGTCTCCACCTTGCCTCTCAGCTCCTCAACTCAGACGGATGCGTCACATTCAACTCCCACCGGTACAACTTCGAGCCCTCCGACCCAGGCGCTGACCAACTCACCCGCATCTGCAACCTTCCCCGTCCCCTCCGCTACCTGTACTACCTCTATGTCCGGTATATCAGACGGGACTTCAAATGGGCCAGCCTGATCCGCACATTCTCCCCCAAGTCCTCCGCCGAAACCTGGAAGCTGGTGGCCAAACGTGAGTCATTCCGCGCTACCTGGCACGCCTGGTGGGATGCCGAGCCCCAGCAGTACGACTTCATCCTCTGTCCCGTCAATGCCACCCCAGCCCTCCCGCACAAGGCCATGCGCGATGCTGTCTCCTCCTGCGGCTATACCTTCCTCTGGAACCTTCTCGACTACACAGCTGGTGTGCTCCCCGTCTCCCACGTCGACGCTAAGCGGGACGCACTCACAGCACCCTacaagaagatcctcaagggCCTGGGCGCCAACAATGCCATTGCACAGGGCGCCTGGAAGCACTACGACGCGGCAAAGATGGCCGGACTCCCCACAGCAGTGCAGGTCGTCGGCAGAAGATggcaggaggagaaggtgctCGGATACATGGAAGCAGTGGAGAAGGCACTGGAACAGTACCGGGATCCGGCGACCGGGGAGAGCGGCAAGTATACTTTGATTGAACTTGACTAA
- a CDS encoding uncharacterized protein (predicted protein): MSIVPTSQLYLDSMVNQYDNEYDYGHDSQDSSPESTSPPGPIEHIETIGANFIDPFMTYPWRHSPEIANACQAYCTSVLWPTLTPGASRSDVSALNWFPLMMSEPTLMTAITFGSLSHQRVQWLNRWIPDGAFREREQQLLKVCEMETIELINQEMKKPGRAISNAVILSVMCMAHNATDISEERQFRHIPFTAPMRRLQWIDVYGSLRPNLVHVQGLISMINLRGGLEAIDLPGLAPVVSL, from the exons ATGTCCATTGTCCCTACTTCTCAGCTATATCTTGACAGCATGGTAAATCAGTACGACAATGAATATGATTATGGCCACGATTCACAGGACTCAAGTCCAGAAAGTACCAGCCCCCCTGGCCCTATCGAGCATATCGAGACCATTGGTGCGAATTTCATCGATCCTTTTATGACCTACCCCTGGCGTCATTCTCCAGAAATCGCCAACGCATGCCAGGCATATT GTACGTCCGTGCTATGGCCTACTCTTACTCCCGGAGCCAGTAGATCGGATGTCTCGGCCTTGAATTGGTTTCCCTTGATGATGTCTGAGCCTACTCTAATGACAGCCATCACGTTCGGCTCACTCTCGCACCAACGGGTGCAGTGGCTGAACCGGTGGATTCCGGACGGCGCATTTCGGGAACGAGAGCAGCAGCTTCTAAAAGTCTGCGAAATGGAGACCATCGAGCTGATCAATcaggaaatgaaaaagccAGGCCGAGCGATCAGTAACGCGGTCATTCTGAGTGTAATGTGCATGGCACATAATGCAACAGATATTAGCGAAGAACGACAGTTTCGGCACATTCCGTTCACAGCACCCATGCGGCGGTTGCAATGGATTGACGTCTATGGCAGTCTGCGGCCAAACCTGGTACATGTCCAAGGGCTGATCTCAATGATTAACCTACGTGGTGGCCTTGAAGCAATCGACCTACCCGGGTTGGCTCCCGTAGTGTCTCTGTAA